The following are encoded together in the Tripterygium wilfordii isolate XIE 37 chromosome 18, ASM1340144v1, whole genome shotgun sequence genome:
- the LOC119983781 gene encoding 3-ketoacyl-CoA synthase 1 has protein sequence MDSIEMDKERLTAEMAFKDSSSAVIKIRQRLPDFLQSVKLKYVKLGYGYSCNPATILLFLIIVPLSIATLVQFTGLNMDRVFELWNSQTIQLDDIDAASRLAGSTVLLFLLGLYWAKRSRPVYLVDFACYKPEDERKMSVDSFLKMSEESGAFEEETLQFQRRIASRSGLGDETYLSRGITSSPPNLNMKEARAEAEAVMFGALDALFEKTGVKPNDVGILIVNCSLFNPTPSLSSMIVNHYKLRTDIKSYNLGGMGCSAGLISIDLAKDLLRANPNTYAVVVSTENITLNWYFGNDRSMLLCNCIFRMGGAAVLLSNRARDRVRSKYELVHTVRTHKGADDKNYQCVYQREDEKGTVGVSLARELMAVAGDALKTNITTLGPLVLPLTEQIMFFLTLVRRKVFKAKVKPYIPDFKLAFEHFCIHAGGRAVLDELEKNLQLSEWHMEPSRMTLHRFGNTSSSSLWYELAYTEAKGRVSSGDRVWQIAFGSGFKCNSAVWRALRTIPVGETRGNPWVDSIDDYPVKVLTS, from the coding sequence ATGGATAGTATTGAAATGGACAAGGAGAGATTAACTGCGGAGATGGCCTTTAAGGACTCTTCATCCGCCGTCATCAAAATCCGTCAACGGTTGCCGGATTTCCTCCAGTCTGTGAAGCTCAAGTACGTGAAATTGGGTTATGGGTACTCTTGTAATCCCGCCACCATACTCTTGTTCCTCATCATTGTACCGTTGTCCATTGCAACACTGGTTCAATTCACCGGTTTAAATATGGACCGGGTTTTTGAGTTGTGGAATAGTCAAACCATTCAACTTGACGACATTGATGCCGCCTCCAGACTTGCCGGCTCAACGGTCTTACTCTTTCTTCTGGGGCTTTACTGGGCCAAGCGGTCCAGACCTGTCTACCTCGTCGACTTCGCATGTTACAAACCGGAGGACGAGCGAAAAATGTCGGTCGATTCGTTCCTGAAGATGTCCGAAGAGAGCGGCGCGTTCGAAGAAGAAACTCTTCAATTCCAAAGGCGTATAGCGAGCCGGTCCGGTTTAGGAGACGAAACATACTTATCTAGAGGAATAACATCCAGTCCGCCAAATCTGAACATGAAGGAGGCGCGAGCCGAAGCTGAAGCCGTAATGTTCGGCGCACTCGACGCGCTCTTTGAGAAAACCGGCGTGAAACCAAACGACGTCGGAATTCTGATAGTGAACTGCAGCTTGTTCAATCCGACGCCGTCTTTGTCGTCCATGATAGTGAACCACTACAAGCTTCGAACCGACATTAAAAGTTACAATCTTGGCGGGATGGGGTGTAGCGCAGGCCTGATTTCGATCGATCTCGCTAAAGATCTCCTTCGAGCAAACCCCAACACGTACGCAGTAGTGGTAAGCACTGAAAACATTACTTTAAACTGGTATTTTGGGAATGACCGGTCTATGTTGCTATGTAATTGCATATTTCGAATGGGTGGAGCCGCGGTACTTTTGTCAAACAGGGCTCGAGACAGGGTTCGATCCAAGTATGAATTGGTCCACACGGTTCGAACCCATAAAGGAGCAGATGATAAAAATTACCAATGCGTGTACCAAAGAGAGGATGAGAAAGGGACTGTCGGGGTTTCATTGGCTCGTGAATTAATGGCGGTGGCCGGAGATGCATTGAAGACCAATATCACCACTTTGGGTCCGCTTGTTTTACCATTAACAGAGCAGATTATGTTCTTTCTCACGCTGGTTCGAAGGAAGGTGTTTAAGGCTAAAGTGAAGCCTTATATACCTGATTTCAAGCTTGCGTTTGAGCATTTCTGTATACACGCCGGTGGGAGAGCTGTTTTGGACGAGTTGGAGAAGAATCTGCAACTCAGTGAGTGGCACATGGAGCCATCCAGAATGACACTTCACCGATTCGGGAACACGTCCAGTAGCTCGCTATGGTACGAGCTGGCCTACACGGAAGCCAAGGGTCGGGTCTCGAGTGGGGACCGGGTATGGCAGATTGCTTTCGGGTCGGGTTTCAAGTGTAACAGCGCTGTTTGGAGAGCTCTGAGGACGATTCCTGTTGGTGAGACACGTGGCAACCCCTGGGTTGACTCGATTGATGACTACCCGGTGAAGGTGCTTACGTCATAA
- the LOC119984839 gene encoding uncharacterized protein LOC119984839, with protein sequence MWAVSPTCPCLPLIPRPTNTKPPLAVTVSATSDEQQQQHRSSPIREQKQQQKHNPKQAEGAQSRQLKGLDVLWAMQKAAAEKNKLSGGSGRKNKRRKGLSSSEGSDREEDDVDYSNVRPLCIKEEWGVRLDELEKRLQELSENK encoded by the coding sequence ATGTGGGCTGTGTCACCGACCTGTCCATGCCTCCCTCTCATTCCAAGACCCACCAACACCAAGCCACCACTCGCCGTCACCGTCTCAGCCACATCTGacgagcagcagcagcagcaccgTTCCTCCCCAATCCGAGAAcagaaacaacaacaaaaacacaacCCAAAACAAGCCGAGGGAGCACAATCGAGGCAACTGAAAGGGTTGGATGTGCTGTGGGCTATGCAGAAAGCGGCTGCAGAGAAAAACAAATTGAGCGGTGGTAGTGGTAGGAAGAATAAGAGGAGGAAGGGATTATCATCCTCTGAGGGCAGCGATAGAGAAGAGGATGATGTGGATTACAGTAACGTGAGGCCTTTGTGTATAAAGGAGGAGTGGGGTGTTAGATTAGATGAGTTGGAGAAGCGTCTACAGGAGCTCTCGGAGAACAAATGA